The following coding sequences are from one Humulus lupulus chromosome X, drHumLupu1.1, whole genome shotgun sequence window:
- the LOC133805954 gene encoding DEAD-box ATP-dependent RNA helicase 52A-like: MERSVKYTLTIWREVFLYSKGFEHPPKTLAGVGKGLRLSDFAPSRKGQHGGRRTESEGLEQLFSSTQISEKLDEEMTRTGIELGYIYSNPQQPHGTEGDERLNGMTKAEGDERQQVVLDDSDVPAFSAASTAVPALTAAHGSITHGGVGLGSSRLSGGAGSQLRRCRFSAPAVLVAHGSSRGLRELAQQIEKEVKAFSKSLESFKTAIVVGGTNISDQRSELRAGVDIVVATPGRFIDHLQQGNSSLSRVSFVVLDEADRMLDMGFEPQIREVMRSLPEKHQTLLFSATMTVEIEALTQEYLSSPVQVKVGKVSSPTANVCQNLVKVPNSEKVCILK; the protein is encoded by the exons atggagagaagtgtgaaatatacattgACCATATGGAgagaagtatttctttactcaaaaggatttgAACATCCACCAAAGACATtagctggagttggtaaaggactacgattgtCAGATTTTGCACCATCTAGGAAAGGCCAACATGGTGGCCGACGCACTGAGTCGGAGGGCCTGGAGCAGTTGTTCAGTTCAACACAAATATCAGAAAAGCTAGATGAAGAGATGACGAGAACGGGAATTGAACTG GGTTACATATACTCAAACCCACAGCAGCCACACGGTACTGAAGGAGATGAACGGCTGAACGGCATGACCAAGGCTGAAGGAGATGAGCGGCAGCAGGTGGTGCTCGACGACAGTGACGTTCCAGCATTCTCGGCGGCGTCGACGGCGGTTCCAGCACTCACGGCGGCGCACGGCTCCATCACTCACGGCGGCGTAGGTCTCGGCTCTAGCAGGCTCTCTGGCGGTGCAGGGTCTCAGCTCCGGCGGTGCAGGTTCTCGGCTCCGGCGGTGCTGGTTGCTCACGGTTCCAGCCGTGGGTTGAG agaGCTTGCTCAACAAATTGAGAAGGAG GTTAAGGCTTTTAGCAAATCTCTCGAGTCATTTAAAACTGCAATTGTTGTTGGTGGAACTAATATATCTGACCAG AGGTCTGAGCTCCGTGCTGGAGTTGATATAGTTGTTGCTACTCCTGGGAGATTTATAGATCATTTGCAGCAAGGAAATAGTTCACTTTCAAGAGTTTCATTTGTTGTTCTAGATGAGGCTGACAGAATGCTTGACATGGGGTTTGAACCTCAGATAAGAGAG GTGATGCGGAGTCTTCCTGAAAAGCATCAAACTTTGTTGTTTAGTGCTACCATGACTGTGGAGATTGAAGCACTAACTCAG GAATACTTATCTAGCCCTGTGCAAGTGAAGGTAGGAAAAGTTAGTAGCCCAACAGCAAATGTATGTCAAAATCTGGTGAAGGTTCCTAACAGTGAGAAGGTATGTATCCTTAAGTGA